Genomic window (Thermodesulfobacteriota bacterium):
ACAAGGGCACAAAAAAACCCTTTTGCCGGCAATTTCCGCCGGCAAAAGGGGATAAATAACAATCTCCGGTAATCGTTAGGGCCGCTTATACCTTGACTACGTTGGCCGCCTGGGGTCCCTTCGGTCCCTGTGTGATCTCGAACTCGACCTCCTCGCCTTCCTTAAGCGTCTTAAAACCATCTCCGCCTATGGCGGTGTAGTGGACAAAGACATCCTCGCCGGACTCCTGCTGTATGAAGCCGAAACCCTTTATGTCGTTGAACCACTTTACCGTACCCCTT
Coding sequences:
- a CDS encoding cold-shock protein, whose translation is RGTVKWFNDIKGFGFIQQESGEDVFVHYTAIGGDGFKTLKEGEEVEFEITQGPKGPQAANVVKV